One Platichthys flesus chromosome 14, fPlaFle2.1, whole genome shotgun sequence genomic region harbors:
- the LOC133968955 gene encoding charged multivesicular body protein 5, which produces MNRIFGRGKPNAPPPNLSDCIGTVDARSESMEKKIGRLDAELLKYKDQMKKMRDGPSKNMVKQKALRVLKQKRMYEGQREQLAQQSFNMEQANYTIQTLKDTKNTVEAMKIGAKEMKRAYKDVKVDQIDDLQDQLGDMMEDANEVQEALSRNYGTPEIDEEDLEAELDALGDELLLDDDNSYLDEASAAPSIPEGIPSDSKTNKDGVLVDEFGLPQIPAT; this is translated from the exons ATGAACCGAATATTCGGACGCGGGAAACCGAACGCGCCTCCTCCCAACCTGTCGGACTGTATTGGCACT GTGGATGCCAGGTCCGAGTCCATGGAGAAGAAGATTGGCCGACTTGACGCTGAGCTCCTTAAGTACAAGGAtcagatgaagaagatgagagaTGGCCCCTCCAAG AACATGGTGAAACAGAAGGCGCTGAGAGTGCTGAAGCAGAAGAGAAT GTATGAAGGTCAGAGGGAGCAGCTGGCTCAGCAGTCTTTCAACATGGAGCAGGCGAACTACACGATCCAGACCCTAAAGGACACTAAAAATACA GTGGAGGCCATGAAGATCGGTGCAAAGGAAATGAAGAGGGCTTACAAGGACGTCAAAGTTGATCAGATTGAT GATTTACAGGATCAACTGGGGGACATGATGGAAGATGCCAACGAGGTCCAAGAGGCCCTGAGCCGCAACTACGGCACTCCAGAGATAGACGAGGAGGATCTGGAAGCAG AGCTGGACGCTCTGGgtgatgagctgctgctggatgatgACAACTCCTACCTGGATGAGGCTTCGGCTGCTCCGTCAATCCCTGAGGGAATCCCCAGTGACAGCAAGACAAACAAG GACGGAGTGTTGGTGGATGAGTTCGGCCTCCCACAGATTCCTGCCACATAA
- the oprk1 gene encoding kappa-type opioid receptor, translating to MESSVVHIFKEERCPSGQPEDCVPNFTWQPGSPDLFNYTPNGTWDSEPEPLSPIIPIIVAVYSVVFVVGLVGNCLVMYVIIRYTKMKTATNIYIFNLAVADALVTTTMPFQSTDYLLSSWPFGKVACKVFISIDYYNMFTSIFTLTMMSVDRYVAVCHPVKALDFRTPVKAKIINVVIWLLSSAAGIPAMILGSTKTNNGTTECALQFPEPYIYWDTLMKICVFIFAFVVPVIIITVCYTLMVMRLKSVRLLSGSPEKDRNLRRITRLVLVVVAVFVVCWTPIHIFILVKALSANVPETTAVMAAYFFCVALGYTNSSLNPILYAFLDENFKRCFRDFCCPGKPGHRDCQGVSRVRSTLRDHSCPTEPHGGVRQARPV from the exons ATGGAGAGCAGCGTGGTGCACATCTTCAAGGAGGAGCGCTGTCCCTCGGGCCAGCCGGAGGACTGCGTCCCGAACTTCACCTGGCAGCCCGGATCACCGGACCTCTTCAACTACACCCCCAACGGCACATGGGACTCCGAGCCCGAGCCCCTGTCGCCCATCATCCCCATCATAGTGGCGGTGTACTCCGTGGTGTTCGTGGTGGGCTTGGTGGGCAACTGTCTGGTGATGTATGTCATCATTAG ATACACCAAAATGAAAACGGCCACCAACATCTACATCTTCAACCTGGCCGTGGCCGACGCCCTGGTCACCACCACCATGCCCTTCCAGAGCACCGATTACCTGCTCAGCTCCTGGCCGTTCGGCAAGGTGGCGTGCAAAGTCTTCATCTCCATCGATTACTACAACATGTTCACCAGCATCTTCACCCTGACCATGATGAGCGTGGACCGCTACGTGGCCGTGTGTCACCCGGTCAAGGCCCTGGACTTCCGCACGCCCGTCAAGGCCAAGATCATCAACGTGGTCATCTGGCTGCTGTCGTCTGCCGCCGGGATCCCTGCCATGATACTGGGCAGCACTAAAACCAATAACG GAACCACAGAATGTGCCCTACAGTTCCCCGAGCCCTACATCTACTGGGACACCTTAATGAAGATCTGTGTCTTCATCTTCGCCTTCGTGGTGcctgtcatcatcatcactgtctgCTACACGCTGATGGTCATGCGGCTGAAGAGCGTGCGCCTCCTGTCGGGCTCGCCCGAGAAGGACCGCAACCTCCGCCGCATCACGCgcctggtgctggtggtggtcgcCGTCTTTGTGGTGTGCTGGACGCCCATCCACATCTTCATCCTGGTTAAAGCCCTGTCGGCCAACGTGCCCGAGACCACTGCCGTCATGGCCGCTTACTTCTTCTGCGTGGCGCTGGGCTACACCAACAGCAGCCTCAACCCCATCCTCTACGCCTTCCTCGACGAGAACTTTAAGAGGTGCTTCAGGGACTTTTGCTGCCCTGGGAAGCCGGGACACAGGGACTGCCAGGGGGTGAGCCGGGTGAGGAGCACCCTGCGGGACCACTCGTGTCCCACAGAGCCTCACGGAGGTGTGAGGCAGGCCAGGCCCGTATGA